Proteins encoded within one genomic window of Setaria italica strain Yugu1 chromosome IV, Setaria_italica_v2.0, whole genome shotgun sequence:
- the LOC101768927 gene encoding probable auxin efflux carrier component 1c isoform X1: MITGTDFYHVMTAMVPLYVAMILAYGSVRWWRIFTPDQCSGINRFVALFAVPLLSFHFISTNNPYTMNLRFIAADTLQKLIVLALLTAWSYLSRRGCLEWTITLFSLSTLPNTLVMGIPLLKGMYGDFSGSLMVQIVVLQCIIWYTLMLFMFEYRGARILITEQFPDTAGAIASIVVDPDVVSLDGRNDAIETEAEVKEDGKIHVTVRRSNASRSDIYSRRSMGFSSTTPRPSNLTNAEIYSLQSSRNPTPRGSSFNHTDFYSMVGRSSNFAAGDAFGVRTGATPRPSNYEEDAQGKANKYGQYPAPNPAMAAPAKGQPKKAANGQAKGEDGKDLHMFVWSSSASPVSDVFGNGNAEYNDAAAVKEVRMAVASPRKGSVVYFSSPRLPVSYFLGGAACSKFCSVLGYSVAADGRKERGEDFAERDDFSFGNRGGAERDAEAGDEKAAVAGQGNAGVGAPAAMPPTSVMTRLILIMVWRKLIRNPNTYSSLIGLIWSLVCFRWNFEMPAIILKSISILSDAGLGMAMFSLGLFMALQPRIIACGNKVATFAMAVRFLTGPAVMAAASFAVGLRGTLLHVAIVQAALPQGIVPFVFAKEYGVHPDILSTAVIFGMLIALPITLVYYILLGL, from the exons ATGATCACGGGCACGGACTTCTACCACGTCATGACGGCCATGGTGCCGCTCTACGTCGCCATGATCCTGGCGTACGGCTCCGTCCGGTGGTGGCGCATCTTCACCCCGGACCAGTGCTCCGGGATCAACCGCTTCGTGGCGCTCTTCGCCGTGCCGCTGCTCTCCTTCCACTTCATCTCCACCAACAACCCCTACACCATGAACCTCCGCTTCATCGCCGCCGACACGCTCCAGAAGCTCATCGTCCTCGCGCTGCTCACCGCCTGGAGCTACCTCTCCCGCCGGGGCTGCCTCGAGTGGACCATCACgctcttctccctctccacgCTGCCCAACACGCTCGTCATGGGCATCCCGCTGCTCAAGGGCATGTACGGCGACTTCTCCGGCAGCCTCATGGTGCAGATCGTCGTGCTCCAGTGCATCATCTGGTACACGCTCATGCTTTTCATGTTCGAGTACCGCGGCGCCAGGATCCTCATCACCGAGCAGTTCCCCGACACCGCCGGCGCCATCGCCTCCATCGTCGTCGATCCGGACGTCGTCTCGCTCGACGGCCGGAACGACGCCATCGAGACGGAGGCCGAGGTCAAGGAGGACGGCAAGATACACGTCACCGTGCGCCGCTCCAACGCCTCGCGCTCCGACATCTACTCCCGCCGCTCCATGGGCTTCTCCAGCACCACGCCGCGCCCCAGCAACCTCACCAACGCCGAGATCTACTCGCTGCAGTCGTCGCGGAACCCCACGCCGCGGGGCTCCAGCTTCAACCACACCGACTTCTACTCCATGGTCGGCCGCAGCTCCAACTTCGCCGCCGGGGACGCCTTCGGGGTGCGCACCGGCGCCACGCCCAGGCCGTCCAACTACGAGGAGGACGCGCAGGGCAAGGCCAACAAGTACGGCCAGTACCCGGCGCCCAacccggccatggcggcgccggccaAGGGGCAGCCCAAGAAGGCGGCCAACGGGCAGGCCAAGGGCGAGGACGGCAAGGACCTCCACATGTTTGTCTGGAGCTCCAGCGCGTCGCCCGTCTCCGACGTGTTCGGCAACGGCAACGCCGAGTAcaacgacgccgccgccgtcaaggAGGTCCGCATGGCCGTTGCCTCCCCGCGCAAAGGTAGCGTCGTTTATTTTTCCTCTCCCAGGTTGCCCGTGTCCTACTTTCTTGGCGGCGCTGCATGCTCAAAATTCTGTTCTGTTCTTGGATATTCAGTTGCAGCGgacgggaggaaggagaggggcgAGGACTTCGCGGAGCGCGACGACTTCAGCTTCGGGaacaggggcggcgcggagagggacgcggaggccggcgacgagaaggcggcggtggccgggcagGGGAATGCCGGCGTAGGGGCGCCCGCGGCGATGCCGCCGACGAGCGTCATGACCCGGCTCATCCTGATCATGGTGTGGCGCAAGCTCATCCGCAACCCCAACACCTACTCCAGCCTCATCGGCCTCATCTGGTCGCTCGTGTGCTTCCG GTGGAACTTCGAGATGCCGGCGATCATCCTCAAGTCCATTTCGATCCTCTCCGACGCCGGGCTCGGCATGGCCATGTTCAGCCTCG GGCTGTTCATGGCGCTGCAGCCGCGGATCATCGCGTGCGGGAACAAGGTGGCAACGTTCGCCATGGCCGTGCGGTTCCTGACCGGCCCGGCCgtcatggccgccgcctccttcgccgTCGGCCTCCGCGGCACGCTCCTCCACGTCGCCATCGTCCAG GCCGCGCTGCCGCAGGGCATTGTCCCCTTCGTCTTCGCCAAGGAGTACGGCGTGCACCCTGACATCCTCAGCACGGC AGTCATCTTCGGCATGCTCATCGCGCTGCCCATCACGCTGGTGTACTACATCCTGCTGGGGCTGTGA
- the LOC101768927 gene encoding probable auxin efflux carrier component 1c isoform X2: MITGTDFYHVMTAMVPLYVAMILAYGSVRWWRIFTPDQCSGINRFVALFAVPLLSFHFISTNNPYTMNLRFIAADTLQKLIVLALLTAWSYLSRRGCLEWTITLFSLSTLPNTLVMGIPLLKGMYGDFSGSLMVQIVVLQCIIWYTLMLFMFEYRGARILITEQFPDTAGAIASIVVDPDVVSLDGRNDAIETEAEVKEDGKIHVTVRRSNASRSDIYSRRSMGFSSTTPRPSNLTNAEIYSLQSSRNPTPRGSSFNHTDFYSMVGRSSNFAAGDAFGVRTGATPRPSNYEEDAQGKANKYGQYPAPNPAMAAPAKGQPKKAANGQAKGEDGKDLHMFVWSSSASPVSDVFGNGNAEYNDAAAVKEVRMAVASPRKVAADGRKERGEDFAERDDFSFGNRGGAERDAEAGDEKAAVAGQGNAGVGAPAAMPPTSVMTRLILIMVWRKLIRNPNTYSSLIGLIWSLVCFRWNFEMPAIILKSISILSDAGLGMAMFSLGLFMALQPRIIACGNKVATFAMAVRFLTGPAVMAAASFAVGLRGTLLHVAIVQAALPQGIVPFVFAKEYGVHPDILSTAVIFGMLIALPITLVYYILLGL; encoded by the exons ATGATCACGGGCACGGACTTCTACCACGTCATGACGGCCATGGTGCCGCTCTACGTCGCCATGATCCTGGCGTACGGCTCCGTCCGGTGGTGGCGCATCTTCACCCCGGACCAGTGCTCCGGGATCAACCGCTTCGTGGCGCTCTTCGCCGTGCCGCTGCTCTCCTTCCACTTCATCTCCACCAACAACCCCTACACCATGAACCTCCGCTTCATCGCCGCCGACACGCTCCAGAAGCTCATCGTCCTCGCGCTGCTCACCGCCTGGAGCTACCTCTCCCGCCGGGGCTGCCTCGAGTGGACCATCACgctcttctccctctccacgCTGCCCAACACGCTCGTCATGGGCATCCCGCTGCTCAAGGGCATGTACGGCGACTTCTCCGGCAGCCTCATGGTGCAGATCGTCGTGCTCCAGTGCATCATCTGGTACACGCTCATGCTTTTCATGTTCGAGTACCGCGGCGCCAGGATCCTCATCACCGAGCAGTTCCCCGACACCGCCGGCGCCATCGCCTCCATCGTCGTCGATCCGGACGTCGTCTCGCTCGACGGCCGGAACGACGCCATCGAGACGGAGGCCGAGGTCAAGGAGGACGGCAAGATACACGTCACCGTGCGCCGCTCCAACGCCTCGCGCTCCGACATCTACTCCCGCCGCTCCATGGGCTTCTCCAGCACCACGCCGCGCCCCAGCAACCTCACCAACGCCGAGATCTACTCGCTGCAGTCGTCGCGGAACCCCACGCCGCGGGGCTCCAGCTTCAACCACACCGACTTCTACTCCATGGTCGGCCGCAGCTCCAACTTCGCCGCCGGGGACGCCTTCGGGGTGCGCACCGGCGCCACGCCCAGGCCGTCCAACTACGAGGAGGACGCGCAGGGCAAGGCCAACAAGTACGGCCAGTACCCGGCGCCCAacccggccatggcggcgccggccaAGGGGCAGCCCAAGAAGGCGGCCAACGGGCAGGCCAAGGGCGAGGACGGCAAGGACCTCCACATGTTTGTCTGGAGCTCCAGCGCGTCGCCCGTCTCCGACGTGTTCGGCAACGGCAACGCCGAGTAcaacgacgccgccgccgtcaaggAGGTCCGCATGGCCGTTGCCTCCCCGCGCAAAG TTGCAGCGgacgggaggaaggagaggggcgAGGACTTCGCGGAGCGCGACGACTTCAGCTTCGGGaacaggggcggcgcggagagggacgcggaggccggcgacgagaaggcggcggtggccgggcagGGGAATGCCGGCGTAGGGGCGCCCGCGGCGATGCCGCCGACGAGCGTCATGACCCGGCTCATCCTGATCATGGTGTGGCGCAAGCTCATCCGCAACCCCAACACCTACTCCAGCCTCATCGGCCTCATCTGGTCGCTCGTGTGCTTCCG GTGGAACTTCGAGATGCCGGCGATCATCCTCAAGTCCATTTCGATCCTCTCCGACGCCGGGCTCGGCATGGCCATGTTCAGCCTCG GGCTGTTCATGGCGCTGCAGCCGCGGATCATCGCGTGCGGGAACAAGGTGGCAACGTTCGCCATGGCCGTGCGGTTCCTGACCGGCCCGGCCgtcatggccgccgcctccttcgccgTCGGCCTCCGCGGCACGCTCCTCCACGTCGCCATCGTCCAG GCCGCGCTGCCGCAGGGCATTGTCCCCTTCGTCTTCGCCAAGGAGTACGGCGTGCACCCTGACATCCTCAGCACGGC AGTCATCTTCGGCATGCTCATCGCGCTGCCCATCACGCTGGTGTACTACATCCTGCTGGGGCTGTGA